The Ooceraea biroi isolate clonal line C1 chromosome 3, Obir_v5.4, whole genome shotgun sequence genome contains the following window.
TAAAGATCAAATTAGCTTCATTGAAGAAAAGATGTAATATATCGCTGCTATtatcgatttttataaaattcatagATTTTACATGTATTTCTCGAAGCGTACGTCCAAGCCAATGAACGCGAGTTTATTTCTTGTTATCAACAGTGGTGTTATCTATCTACAAGGGCACAACGtttcataatttcattttattaagcGACGTGTTTGATAGTGCTTCGTATGCCGTGCTTCCATTACTTGGACGAGAATGGCAGGCGCTTATGATGCTAGATATGATAgggtaaataatatatgtgcATGTGTATACGttgctataaatatatatctactatttttgttaatatatttaatttaacgttttaaatttaatcgatataatcgatataataatttaattgattatatataattagatatatttGATTGTGCGTTTCGTTGACAATAACAGAATGCTTCCActtattatatgcatattgaacgatactataattactttcacagaataattataaagtatGTGAGCTTGtagaattattttaacgaGATCTATTTTACACTTGCAGGAGCACCCGAGGAATCTTATTCCGGAGCTGTGCAGGCAGTTTTACCACCTTGGATGGGTAACTGGTACAGGTGGTGGTATATCAATAAAACATGAGTCAGTACCCGCAGTTTTACCCTTTCCACAGTCTGCAGAcgcttttgtaaaaatattgaagatatattaaaaatataacttattCAAATCTTTGCAGAGACAAGATCTACATAGCACCTTCTGGGGTACAGAAGGAGCGCATGATGCCTGACGATCTTTTCGTGCTGGACGCCTTTGGCAACGACCTGGAGCTACCCGCACCAGAAAGGAACCTGAAGAAGTCGCAGTGCCTTCCGCTGTTCATGTGCGCCTATATCAACAGAATGGCAGGTGCCGTGATTCACACGCATTCGAAAGCCGCCGTTATGGCAACGTTACTGTGGCCTGAAAAGAAGGTCACGCTCACGCatcttgaaatgattaaaGGTATCATTGTGTCAATTTTCAGTAGCatcagtattttatttattggaaATGACGTGAAccacaatttttcaaaaataattcagGTATATGGAATAACGAGAAGAACAGATCGTATCGTTACGATGAGGACCTAGTGATACCGATCATAGAAAACACTCCCTTCGAGGAAGACCTGACGGATTCCCTGCAGCAAGCTCTCCTGCAGTATCCCGCGACTCAAGCGGTACTCGTACGCAGACACGGGATCTACGTGTGGGGCAAATCTTGGCAGCAGGCAAAGGCGATGTGTGTCACTTTCATTTACGTATTATTACCATAACTAGGGAAACGCCTGTCTACGCCAGGCGTTATCATTGTTGAAATTagagatttcaagaattttcccattacctgggggtgaacccctatcaccatACGAAGTTTGGTGTTTCTAGTatgtcgggaagtacccgatcaattcaacgacagacagaatagggattttatatgtatagaagAAGATGCTTGCAATTAAATCCACgagttatttttaatagcttTCTTATACTTTAGTAGTCTTCT
Protein-coding sequences here:
- the LOC105284400 gene encoding probable methylthioribulose-1-phosphate dehydratase, translating into MAGAYDARYDREHPRNLIPELCRQFYHLGWVTGTGGGISIKHEDKIYIAPSGVQKERMMPDDLFVLDAFGNDLELPAPERNLKKSQCLPLFMCAYINRMAGAVIHTHSKAAVMATLLWPEKKVTLTHLEMIKGIWNNEKNRSYRYDEDLVIPIIENTPFEEDLTDSLQQALLQYPATQAVLVRRHGIYVWGKSWQQAKAMTECYDYLLDIGVQMKQFGIDPILTPREYELEYQNSSKMSESE